A genomic window from Gemmatimonadaceae bacterium includes:
- a CDS encoding aminopeptidase P N-terminal domain-containing protein — MSRTHSGMPRRLVTAFFALFLALPLGAQIAQREYAERREALLERLNDGAILVLGAPEAAHDYLPWSQSRPFLYLTGFAEPDAALLLARVDGSLRATLFVTPRDPAQEVWSGIRLGVEGVRPRTGMQGRNVAELRSVLDSVLRSDSQLWIVGDFSGGPTSLSPHEQFANALRAAHPTRRITDGTGAVASLRGKKSAAEFERLRIAAEISARGHLAAIALAQPGVGEWELEAAAAAVWRRESGDLPGYLPIVGSGPNSTVLHYNANSRIAQAGDVIVMDMATNFDGYAADITRTIPVSGRFTAAQREIYDVVLAAQKAAESIVAPGARAQAMTAAANDALARGLSRLGLIDSPTATYDCGSEARPRRCPQLSLFYMHGLGHGIGLDVHDPDQYYETGVIQVGSAFTIEPGVYVRSVLPEILPRTPDNRAYLARIAPALQRYGGIGVRIEDDYLVTAQGVERPSAIVPREADEIERLMQAPRTPRDAEAAARVQRYRGAP, encoded by the coding sequence GTGTCCCGAACCCACTCCGGAATGCCGCGCCGCCTCGTCACTGCCTTTTTCGCACTGTTCCTCGCCCTCCCCTTGGGGGCGCAGATTGCCCAGCGCGAGTACGCCGAGCGCCGCGAGGCCCTGCTCGAGCGCCTCAACGACGGCGCCATCCTCGTGCTCGGCGCGCCAGAGGCCGCGCACGATTACCTGCCCTGGTCGCAGTCGCGGCCCTTTCTATATCTGACCGGCTTCGCCGAACCCGACGCCGCGCTGCTGCTCGCGCGTGTCGATGGCAGCCTGCGCGCCACCCTCTTCGTGACCCCGCGCGATCCCGCGCAGGAGGTGTGGAGCGGCATCCGGCTCGGCGTGGAGGGCGTGCGCCCGCGGACCGGGATGCAGGGCCGCAACGTCGCCGAGCTCAGGAGCGTGCTCGACTCCGTGCTGCGCAGCGACTCGCAGCTCTGGATCGTCGGCGACTTTAGCGGTGGCCCCACTTCCCTCTCTCCGCACGAGCAGTTCGCCAACGCCCTGCGCGCCGCGCATCCCACGCGGCGCATCACCGACGGCACCGGCGCCGTCGCGTCCCTGCGCGGGAAGAAGAGCGCTGCTGAGTTCGAGCGTCTGCGTATCGCCGCCGAGATCAGCGCGCGCGGGCATCTCGCCGCCATCGCGCTCGCCCAGCCCGGCGTCGGCGAGTGGGAGCTCGAGGCCGCCGCCGCTGCCGTGTGGCGTCGCGAGTCCGGCGACTTGCCTGGCTACCTGCCCATCGTCGGCAGCGGGCCCAACTCCACCGTGCTCCATTACAACGCCAACAGCCGCATCGCGCAGGCCGGCGACGTCATCGTGATGGATATGGCCACCAACTTCGATGGCTACGCCGCCGACATCACCCGCACCATACCCGTCAGCGGCCGGTTCACCGCCGCGCAGCGCGAGATCTACGATGTCGTGCTCGCCGCGCAAAAGGCCGCCGAGTCCATCGTCGCGCCAGGTGCGCGTGCGCAGGCGATGACTGCGGCTGCCAACGACGCGCTCGCCCGCGGCCTCAGCCGCCTCGGCCTCATCGATTCACCTACTGCCACCTACGACTGCGGCAGTGAGGCCCGTCCGCGCCGCTGCCCTCAGCTCAGCCTCTTCTATATGCACGGACTCGGCCACGGCATCGGCCTCGACGTGCACGATCCTGACCAGTACTACGAGACCGGTGTCATCCAGGTCGGCAGCGCGTTCACCATCGAGCCTGGCGTGTATGTGCGCAGCGTGCTGCCCGAGATCCTCCCCCGCACGCCTGACAACCGCGCGTACCTCGCGCGCATCGCGCCCGCGTTGCAGCGATATGGTGGCATCGGTGTGCGCATCGAAGATGACTATCTCGTGACTGCGCAGGGGGTTGAGCGGCCGTCGGCCATCGTGCCGCGGGAGGCCGACGAGATCGAGCGGCTGATGCAGGCTCCGCGGACGCCGCGGGATGCGGAGGCAGCGGCGCGGGTGCAGCGGTATCGGGGGGCGCCGTAG